The following proteins are co-located in the Myxococcota bacterium genome:
- a CDS encoding radical SAM protein — protein sequence MKLSTRARIAREELRFLSPRKLYNLALEAIAPRLRWVRLPYRPTKITVESGNVCNLRCPLCPTGQGDRSAQKGMMPYDTFVKVLDQLGPDLITVRLYNWGEPLLNKHIVKMCQLAYDRRVSVKLSSHLNDLTPELAEGLLRAKVKKIYISADGATPESYAIYRRGGDWKRVMDNIRMLVAKKRELNADFTRVIWLFHVFRHNEHEVPIAKRLAAELGVELQLNAARTDMGKEIFETAEQALERDGHWLPESTDYLAFDREKKSAQREAMCTLPWKDTAINWDGKVLACCSVYSEKHHYGSIHEQDFGEIWNGSMYTEARREIIGESPTQDTICKTCKHNGYLFL from the coding sequence GTGAAGCTCTCCACGAGGGCGCGCATTGCTCGCGAGGAGCTGCGGTTCCTGTCGCCGCGCAAGCTGTACAACCTCGCGCTGGAGGCGATCGCCCCGCGCCTGCGCTGGGTGCGGCTGCCCTATCGCCCGACGAAGATCACCGTCGAGTCGGGGAACGTGTGCAACCTGCGCTGCCCGCTGTGCCCGACGGGGCAGGGCGACCGCTCGGCGCAGAAGGGCATGATGCCCTACGACACGTTCGTGAAGGTCCTTGACCAGCTGGGTCCGGACCTGATCACGGTGCGGCTCTACAACTGGGGCGAGCCGCTGCTCAACAAGCACATCGTGAAGATGTGCCAGCTCGCCTACGACCGGCGCGTGTCGGTGAAGCTCTCGAGTCACTTGAACGACCTGACGCCGGAGCTCGCCGAGGGGCTGCTGCGCGCCAAGGTGAAGAAGATCTACATCTCGGCCGACGGCGCCACGCCGGAGAGCTACGCGATCTACCGCCGCGGCGGTGACTGGAAGCGGGTCATGGACAACATCCGCATGCTGGTCGCCAAGAAGCGCGAGCTGAACGCCGACTTCACGCGCGTGATCTGGCTGTTCCACGTGTTCCGCCACAACGAGCACGAGGTGCCGATCGCGAAGCGCCTGGCGGCCGAGCTCGGCGTCGAGCTGCAGCTCAACGCCGCGCGCACCGACATGGGCAAGGAGATCTTCGAGACCGCCGAGCAGGCGCTCGAGCGCGACGGTCACTGGCTGCCCGAGTCGACCGACTATCTCGCGTTCGACCGCGAGAAGAAGAGCGCGCAGCGCGAGGCCATGTGCACGCTGCCCTGGAAGGACACCGCGATCAACTGGGACGGCAAGGTGCTGGCCTGCTGCAGCGTCTACAGCGAGAAGCACCACTACGGCTCGATCCACGAGCAGGACTTCGGCGAGATCTGGAACGGCTCGATGTACACCGAGGCGCGGCGCGAGATCATCGGCGAGTCACCGACCCAAGACACGATCTGCAAGACCTGCAAGCACAACGGCTACTTGTTCTTGTAG
- a CDS encoding NRDE family protein: MCTLILLDRVVPHFPLIAATNRDEFFARPAARPALFPASGGRPAHVAPRDLEAGGTWMGVNASGVFVGLTNRPVSEKPQGARSRGLLVLDALGQGSAEAVAAELERQARTHYAPFNLLAADGRETWLIRRTPERQQVRALDPGLHVICNRDPEDPSSEKVRRIEKEVAGIDLLLEPEALRGELFSVLRRHASASNPFENSCVHTAEYGTRSSSVILLGAAHSAYWYADGAPCQSEYRDFTGLLHDLRVVGQV; encoded by the coding sequence ATGTGCACGCTGATCCTCCTGGACCGCGTCGTGCCGCACTTCCCGCTGATCGCGGCCACGAACCGGGACGAGTTCTTCGCTCGGCCGGCGGCCCGGCCCGCCCTCTTTCCGGCCTCAGGGGGTCGCCCGGCGCACGTGGCGCCCCGCGATCTCGAAGCGGGCGGCACGTGGATGGGGGTGAACGCCTCCGGAGTATTCGTGGGTCTGACCAACCGGCCCGTCTCCGAGAAGCCCCAGGGTGCCCGCTCGCGGGGCCTCCTCGTGCTCGATGCCCTGGGCCAGGGCTCCGCGGAGGCCGTGGCAGCCGAGCTGGAGCGCCAGGCGCGTACGCACTACGCCCCGTTCAACCTGCTGGCCGCCGACGGCCGCGAGACGTGGCTCATCCGGCGCACCCCAGAACGCCAGCAGGTGCGCGCGCTCGATCCGGGCTTACATGTGATCTGCAATCGAGATCCCGAGGACCCGAGCTCCGAGAAGGTCCGACGTATCGAGAAGGAGGTCGCCGGCATCGATCTTCTGCTCGAGCCGGAGGCGCTGCGCGGGGAGCTGTTCTCCGTGCTGCGCCGGCACGCTTCGGCCTCGAATCCCTTCGAGAATTCCTGCGTCCATACCGCCGAGTACGGCACCCGCTCGTCGTCCGTGATCCTCCTGGGCGCAGCGCACAGCGCGTACTGGTACGCCGACGGGGCACCCTGCCAGTCCGAGTACCGCGATTTCACCGGCCTGCTCCACGACCTTCGCGTCGTCGGGCAGGTGTGA
- a CDS encoding patatin-like phospholipase family protein — translation MGLTLIQRSSGTRPPKNPKIALVLAGGAVTGGAFKVGGLKALDEFLVGRKVTDFDSYIGLSAGAFLATSLAAGITPDEMIEALEGTSERLDQLRPIDFYNPNIGEVIGRGAVFSARLAAYLPGLLIDLLSVLPDLPGKLGPSLRRLMDAPSYTHLESFLMELYAEVSPKREFPSVGALLPSGIFDNAPLERWLATNMAKIGVPNYFADFYRETGRKLYITATNLDTAERVLFGPENDHGLTISEAVRASSALPGFFRPARINGVDYVDGGIRRTANIDVAVEQGADLIICYNPFRPYLNEPHAPGRVGSRYLSDRGLQTVMNQVLRTLLHSRLAMGLRAYMYDEHFRGDIVVIEARETDEKFFDLNPLVFWRRSDAVRHGLESVRKTLLDSADVLQPIFARYGVDFRAPDLRHLGGEEAPQAEPRSAGPNLRVVSG, via the coding sequence GTGGGCCTCACGCTGATCCAACGCAGCTCGGGCACGAGGCCGCCGAAGAATCCGAAGATCGCGCTGGTGCTCGCGGGGGGCGCGGTCACGGGCGGCGCGTTCAAGGTCGGAGGCCTGAAGGCGCTCGACGAGTTCCTCGTCGGCCGCAAGGTCACTGACTTCGACTCGTACATCGGTCTGTCGGCGGGCGCGTTCCTCGCCACGTCGCTCGCGGCGGGCATCACGCCCGACGAGATGATCGAGGCGCTCGAGGGCACGTCGGAGCGCCTCGACCAGCTGCGCCCGATCGACTTCTACAACCCGAACATCGGCGAGGTGATCGGGCGCGGCGCGGTGTTCAGCGCGCGCCTCGCGGCGTACCTGCCCGGGCTCTTGATCGATCTCTTGTCGGTGCTGCCCGACCTGCCGGGCAAGCTCGGACCGTCGCTGCGCCGGCTGATGGACGCGCCGAGCTACACGCATTTGGAGTCGTTTCTCATGGAGCTCTACGCCGAGGTCTCGCCCAAGCGCGAGTTCCCGTCGGTGGGGGCGCTCTTGCCGTCGGGCATCTTCGACAACGCGCCGCTCGAGCGCTGGCTCGCCACCAACATGGCGAAGATCGGCGTGCCGAACTACTTCGCCGACTTCTACCGCGAGACGGGCCGCAAGCTGTACATCACGGCGACCAACCTCGACACGGCGGAGCGCGTGTTGTTCGGGCCCGAGAACGATCACGGGCTCACGATCTCGGAAGCGGTGCGGGCCTCGAGCGCGCTGCCGGGCTTCTTCCGGCCCGCGCGCATCAACGGCGTCGACTACGTCGACGGCGGCATCCGCCGCACCGCGAACATCGACGTGGCGGTGGAGCAGGGCGCCGACCTGATCATCTGTTACAACCCGTTCCGGCCGTACCTGAACGAGCCGCACGCGCCCGGCCGCGTCGGCAGCCGCTATCTGTCGGACCGCGGGCTGCAGACCGTGATGAATCAGGTGCTGCGCACGCTGCTCCACAGTCGGCTCGCGATGGGCCTGCGCGCGTACATGTACGACGAGCACTTCCGCGGCGACATCGTGGTGATCGAGGCGCGCGAGACCGACGAGAAGTTCTTCGATCTGAACCCGCTCGTGTTCTGGCGCCGGTCCGACGCGGTGCGCCACGGTCTGGAGTCGGTGCGCAAGACGCTGCTCGATTCGGCCGACGTGCTGCAGCCGATCTTTGCGCGCTACGGCGTCGATTTCCGGGCCCCCGACCTGCGCCACCTGGGCGGTGAAGAGGCCCCCCAGGCGGAGCCCCGCTCCGCCGGGCCCAACTTGCGCGTGGTCTCGGGCTAG